The genomic region CGCCACGAGAGGATGGAACGGGAGCCATTTTGGCCATGAAACGAGCGTTGGCCGATGCAAATCTCTCACCGGCCGATGTCGGATATGTGAATGCCCATGCCACATCTACGCCTATCGGAGACGCAATCGAAGCTCGCTCGATAAGGACGCTCTTCGGTGAACATGCACAGACGATGGCCGTCTCATCAACCAAAGGTGCCCATGGACATCTTCTTGGGGCTGCGGGGAACCTGGAGGCAATGTTCACGCTTTTGGCCTgtaaaaatggaacacttcCACCAACGGTCAACCTGGAGCACGTTACGGACGACATGAAGGGGCTGCATTATATCGCGAACCGTTCCGAGCAGTGGGAATCTAATCGGCGAAGAATTGCGCTTAAGAATTCTTTCGGATTCGGCGGTACAAACGCGTGCCTTTGCATTGGTGAATATAGCGAATAAATTCTCGCCTATCGatcgtgtttctttttgtgtttcttttggcTTTTGCGCTCCTTGCGCTCCGGAGTTGTTAGACGTTTCCGAGAGCTGTCTTTCGAACGAGACCGACTGcgctttcgttttttctttccatgccGACGCTCAGTAGCGCCTGAGATGGAGCGTGATCTTCGACGacgctttgctttcttgtgCGATGGGCCACCTTCGACTTTCTGTTGTGCGGTTGCTTCTTGCTGTAGGTGCTGCGTTAACGCTTCCGTTTGAATATGGATCAGATGGCGCAATTCTTCATTGTATGTAAGCGGGTTCCTAGCTACGCGATGTTTTGGGTTTCGCCTTCGGGAGTCTCGCTCCATTGCCGCTATTTCAGGCCATGATGCATGTTTTTCCTCCGAATGAGAGTCCGGTTTGAAGCTACGAATAAAAGATAATTGATTAATTGGAAACATACTTCCAGGTACCCGGGGACACAATAAATCTACCGTATTTTTATGTCAGGTACATTGGGCGGGTGCACAGTATTTTTCACAGCATGTTCGTAGAGCAACAAGCGTTCCTCAGGAGTAAAGTTTACGTGTAACTCTTCAAGACTGGTTGGAGGATCACGCGAGCATATCGCCTCCAAAGGAACACCTAGTTCAAACGATGGATTCTGATAGAGTCCTTCCAGTATGGCTTCTGCTTGTTTGACACTGTCtgaaaaaatacaataataTGTAACTTTCCCCGTTGTTTAGGCACATATCCTACACACTTACCCATTCGTATAGAAAAGGGCGCATTGATGGAGTGAAAAGAAGGGGGAAATGTTTCTTCTAGTTTTGGTCTTTCGTTGACATCTGCTACCTGCTCGTTTGGCGCAATAGATTCCTAAGGAAATGAAATTTCTCCAGTCATTTTAGTATCTGTAAATTTATAGTCAActtaccgtttgcaaaagaTTGTCTTTGGTCCAACCAAACTTGGAAAGCAGGGCATCTATTCTATTTTCCGAATGTTCGATGAAATCATTTAACTGATTCACAACCAAGTCCTTATTTGCCATGATTTTTTCCGTGCGAAGACtcgaaaactttttaaaagcaTCGACTATTTTTTGATGTTGTGCACCGGTAAACACGAAGATTTtctaatcaaaacaaaacatatttgacagcataaaaatcatcaaaccgTGAGTTCCGTGAGTTCTCGCATTTTAACGAAACTGTTGCTTTGAGTCGAGAAAGCAAGATCGAGATTTTTGAAATCAACGTTGGAAAAGTTATTACTTCTTGTTGGACAGTTTAATAagaataatgaaaacaaatttatttcacagATATGCATCACTTTAAATCGATGGCGCTAGGTCATCTGTCATTTAATTGCCCGACTATAGCGTTAGTACTCAAAACTCGTCATGGAAACTTTCCGCGGTGTGGATCATTTTGGATGATATAAAAATTGCAGATTTGGCAAAGAGCTGGAAAATGAGGAAACGATAAAACAAGTGCAACAGGCAATAAACATCCAATAATTACCTCATTCAAGGTGAGCTTTTTATCGTTATTAGTATCAGCAAGAGAGAACAACGTCGTCGCTTCCTGTATGGCGTAGCGTGGATGCCGTGGATCGACGTACGATAAAAGTTCTCCTCGGTCCGCCCGGCCATCCTTGTTTTTATCGATCACCTTCGTAAACTCCTCTCTCCGCTCGCGCACATTTTGCGATAGTATGAACTTCTTGCCTTCGCCCAAGTCGGTGGTCTGTACATCGGAAAACTCCTCCACCGTCAGGTGATCGTCCCCGTCAACATCGAACTGGCGCAGGATATCGTCGACCAGGTTCAGCAAATTTACGGTGCTTGATTCTGGATGCCGGAAGGACAGGAACTCATCCAATGTCAAGCTAAGCGGATCGGTTCTTGCAGCTTCCATCCAGAGGGCTTTGTCGCGCGCAATCGACTCCTTTACCTTGCGGTCCAGCTTATCGAAAGCACTCTTCTTCATGTGACTATCGCCCTGGATTCCCTTTTCTCGCATCCAGTAGCCCTCGTACTCATCCCAGCTGACGAGACCGTCGCGTGGTTTGTGGTCAATCTCCACGAACATGGTTGGATTGGTGCGGATGGCATTGTCGATGTGCTCGcgtatttttaaattgatatacTTTGCCAACTCCTGCACCCCCAATTGCTTGTCGCCATTAGTGTCGGCTCTggaaaggcaaaacaaaaagaacgaTTTCAAAACAACTGAAAGGCAGCCTCCCCACAAATGCTATGCCTACTTGGTAAACGCGGCAGTCAGCTCGTTGACAACGCTTTGCTCCAGTCTGCGATACACCAGTGGGGAAGGAACGTTGATTTTCGTATCCGTCTTGGCAAGAGGATCGCTTTTCATGTGCTTTGGGTCGCTTTCTCGAGACGAAAACGCCAGCACCAGGATACACAGAATGAAGAGGACGTACAGCAGTACCGGAAATAGTGTGGACCACCGGGGAGCGTTACGTAAGAACTTCGCCGTTTTCGCCATCGCAGCTGAGGGCTGTCAGCGTGGCGGATTTGAATGTACGGTCAGCACGAATCGTTCGGCAGGGGCACGGCTCGTGATCGAAATGTGAAAGTAAACCTTACGGGCAGCTACACGTCATTTACAAACGAACGGCGTTTCCGCTTCCTACTGGTTGCGGAGCAAGCGATATCAATTCCATGTTCAAAGAAGCAAACGACACAACCGCAATCACTCCCACGTCGTTGCCTATAGTAACGCCCAAATAGTACTGGATGGGAATAGAACACTTCAGGCAAATGCGCCACTTTTTACTGTTTCAAACtagtttttgggcaaatttTCACGACGACGATTTtacacaaaacataaaaatccacGCCGCGAGAGCCTCGCGCTGGAGAGGAACAATTTATGCACACATCTCAAAGAGCAAGACAACTTCttcgaagagaaaaatatatatcttGCTGCTTCGACCGAACACTAGTGCCATTATAATATTTACTTATAACTAAACAACGAAGCGCGCAGCAATCGAGCCCCCGTATCGTGAAAAGGGTTGGTGCTCCaagcgaaaacgaaaagaaaggaaaccaaATGGTTTCCCCACtaatgaaagtgaaacgtaGACCCGCGCGaagtaatcaaaacaaaaccggaaaacgaaccaaaacgagAGAGAGTTGGAgagatttttctcttttcgaatttttgagTTGTGAGAGAGAGAATACCAAAAGAGAGAGCTTTTGGGCAAAAGCTTCATTGcaactttttattttgcacgTGTTAGctttcaaaaatattcaacgGTTTATCCTTGGAGCATTTTGCAGGAAGAAATTAATAGCAATTCTGTCATGTCGTCATGATTTTCACCCATTCTTTCAATTAGATTCGCAGCAAGGTTTATATTCTCcttacttattttttttttaacggaatgtttcaaaagttggtatgaaatttgtttcattttattttcgcaTTATTTCATTGACATGGGTGCTTATGGTGTAGGCTTATGGTTGTGCCATATGCAAATATATTTAAAGGCAACAAATTggtctttcgttcattttgtTATTATGTAGATTTTGCTGTGCGATGCGTATAATTGCATATTGATACTTGCGAATTCTTCTTCACCTACTCTCCGTCTTGAATTATTATACCGGCTTATGATAAGTGCAGCCTACAGCAGTCTGGCAGGATTCCAGGTTGCATATCCGGAAGATTGCAGTGCAGCTTTTAAATCTCCTTTTTAACGACTCTCCGTACAAACTGAGGAGCTAAAATATATTCCACAACATTTTTTAGCGCACGGTTAAGCATTGCGGCATTTAATGGAAACAATAAACTAATGATTATATGATCGAACAAAGTAAGACATCTCGAGATATGCGACCGACAGTTTGGTATCGTCTTCGTTCTCttaaagaaagacaaaaataTGTAATCCTTAATTTTCAAGCATGAGGTCAGCCCAACACAGGCACGAGACGTTgtatgaaaactaaaaactacAACGCTATTATTGACGATATTCTGCCCCTAACAAAAACTGGTCTTTCAAGTTTTCTGAGATATACACTGATGGCCCTCGTTGGGAGGTGAAGTGGCGAATCTGCCAATTTTCTGGGGATGCCTGACTTCGTGCTCCCGAGTTGAAAGCCAGTCGTCTCTGGCTTCCGACCGAGGCACGTTCTTTTGTGGTTTATTGATTGCAAGAAGTGAATTTCAAGATCACGAAGTGCAAAAATGTGGCTTTGGAGAGTTAGTGGATTGTTTGTGCTTATTGTGCATTGCGTATATTCGCAAGGTAAGTTTGGCATGTAAATCCACAAATTAACATAAATATGCTATCTTCTCTAATCTAATTTGTCATTCCTCTTTCCAGATGCTCAAACTTGCTACACCAACACGGGTGTTACTGGTGTTTGCACGAGCCTTTCGGAATGTCCAGCCGCCTTTCAGCTGAATATTAATCCTTTCAGCTTTTTCGGCGGGGCCCAGCGTGGCTGCCAGAATTTCTTTCTTATCGGAAGTGTGTGTTGCGCACAAGTTCCTACGAATAATGCTCCCCAAAACGCTCCAACGTACAACGCTCCGGCAAACACACCGTCCTTCAATGGGCAGCCAAACGCTCCGACGTACAATGTTCCGGCAGCAAATCCAACTCAACCTACACAAACCACTACGACTTCTGCTCCCCCGGGGCCTTCTTCTGCCACTACGAAATTTCCTCAGGTAGGATTAGGCTGCGCGAACGCCGACGGTTCCGTAAGACCCTGCGATTGGGTAGGGTAAAGTGAGGCAATATGCATTCCTactacaaaacaacaaaaaatgtgtCGCAACTCATccaagaaaaattaataattttacacAGTAATTAACATCCGTTAACACCATCCGTACCGAAGTTTTTGAAGACCATTCTTTCTTGTACGGCATTGAACATGGCAAAGCAAAATGCCCCATGGGGCAGAATGCACTGCGAAGCACGCGGTCAAATGatctaaaacaaataaaataactcaCCGATCAGTTTAACAGATGACAAATATTGCTGAAAAACGTGTAGGATTTGAGGTTATGATAGGTCTgccacgtttttttttcccaccagGTGTTGcatttttgctttaaaaatcaaaagaaatgttaaaatattttacactTTCATGTATTTACACATTTCTAGCAGTTGTCGATCAATATTGCATATATTTCCTCAGTAACCAAACTACAAAAAGCGGACCGAGGACAGCTACTCGAAAACACCTCGCTCACTTTCGACGGGTCACTTTTTATGATGTTTCATTATGCCCGTACACGTTTCTTATCTTTTAAATTCACACAATTCGGCCAAAAATACAGGCCGTtcccggttttcgtcaccaaaTGGGATTTTGACAGCGACGTAAACCGAGGTTAGCGTCCAAAAGTTAATGTCAAATTTCCATGTTTTCTACGTTTATAATAACTACTCAAGACTTAACAGGTACAGAACAAACATCACTTATGTATATTTCAACTTTTAGCGGTAGATATGATGGTGTTCttaaaaaatgtgtgttttgccaaatcaatggccatcaatcgttttatcttcttctgcttcttcttggcgtaacgacctcttagtcatgcctgtccgttaaggacttacgagacttgtttccctgttgtacgtggatagtcagtcctctcgtacaggggagggtccgggtctcggttgggattcgaacccacgccgtcgaggtggtgagccccggcgctcatgggccgattttctaaccggcgctaccgctcggctgtcacgGACCCCCACCCAATCGTTTTATACTATGTTTTAATTCCTTAGTTTCCATGCCGTGTAGGTTTACAAAAATACATTCAGTGGTTCAATTGAAAGACATTTCTGATCGAGCAAAGTTGTGTGAAGCGGGAAACCAAGTCGCTTATTAGTCCATGTTCGAATCTTCTGTTACACAAACTGAAGGGGTAATACCTTCACAGTTTTAAGTCTGACTTGCTTAAGCGGATGGAATTTATACTGCTTTGCCCAGTTTTGCGTTacgagcagtttttttttttgtcgaacgTTAGTTTTTACTTTGCACCTGCTTCGAAAACACGTTCTTATGTGTTTgtgaaattttattcattcatttgaaACTAATTTATCTCAATCACAAATAACACATGCGGTAGAACAAAAATACTAGCATAGTTGCTTGCAAACTGACCATGATATAATTAATAAAATCCTAAATTTTTTCAGgaaagtataatttttttttcggttttacaAACtatataaaaatgtaaaaaatagaGTTACAAGGGGTTAAATCGTACTTGTCAAACCACGTCTGAGGACGACGAAAATCGGGACCAAAGCCTGCATTACGGTTTATCTCGCCCCGCTCTCCCCTACTGTTCAAGTTGTTTCGATCTTTGATCGTGAAGATGCTCCCTAGCACTGTATAATGAGCCTCTTATCTTCCCTCAGTCTGACCCTGTGAGCACGACGACGGCTCGTACATCGACCATTCGCACTACGCCAACAGTCGTTTTGAAGTCGCGTATAGACAGCGAGCCCACGTTCGACAAACCGGTCTTGCTACCTACACCCGAAACGGGCTGCGGGCTCAGCGATGTCGAGCACAATCGTATAGTTGGTGGAGTACCGGCCGCTCTTAACGGCTGGCCCTGGATGGCACTGATCGGCTACGAGGATCAGTTGGGTGATGTCGATTTCCGCTGCGGTGGTTCATTGATCACCGATCGTCACGTGCTTTCTGCGGCGCATTGCATACTGTCATCGCTGTAAGGATGTCTGAAGACGGCGGACATACTGATGTGTTTTACTAACTTATTTTATATGTTCTCCCCTTAACAGGTCCTTGGTACGCTTGGGTGAGCATGATTTAGGCAATCAAACTGAATCAGCTCAtgttgatgttccggtatataAGGTAAACCTAGCGATATAAAAGCCTATCCTAATTGGACTTTTAAGTTTCACACTACCCTTTCGTTGTTTCAGTACGTATCTCACCCATCGTACGACACACTTGATGGGCATTCGGATTTGGCCATCCTGTTTCTCACACGCACCGTAGAATTCAACGGTACGCACATTCGCTCGGCAATCGATTGTCTCCCAAGCGGTTGCAGCTGTGGTAATGAAACTATCCTTCCCCTTCTGTCTCGCCCCCATAGATGCAATCAAACCCATCTGCCTTCCTTCGATCGAACCGGTGCGCAGCGAGAAATTCATCGGCTTCAATCCGTTCATAGCGGGATGGGGGCGAACGGAGGAGAACGGCTTTGAGGCAAAGGTCCTGCAGGAACTCCAGATTCCGATCCTAGAGAACGACGAGTGTGTGCAGCGGTTTAAAAAGATACGCAAACTGTTCACCCGAAAGCAGTTCGATAATGCCGTCATTTGCGCCGGCTTCCTCGATGGTGGCAAGGACTCGTGCCAGGGTGATAGTGGCGGCCCGCTGATGTTGCCGTATCTGGTGAACAACAAGAAGTACTACTACTTCCAGGTTGGGGTCGTTTCGTACGGTATTGGGTGCGCCCGGGCGGAGTTACCTGGCGTGTACACAAGGGTTTCTAACTTTATCGATTGGATTGAAATGCAAGTTAAATCCTAAACCGACTAGCTTAGTTGTTTTAGTGAACAATCGACTAATAAAACGCCTTTAAAGATATGCAAGcaattttacaaaatatgttttactttcatcTTCAATTTTCTCGCAAAATAAAGGTTTACGCCACGGTGATAGTTCATTAGTATATTAAAATCCAGTAAATATATTTGATTAACAATCATTTCGACGAATGATACATGAAagttaaattgtaaaaaaaaactattctcCTAAcactggttgttgttgttgttttatgttctttttcaAAGAAAAGGCCCTTCTTGAAGCGTTGTTCTTTTCGCCAGTTTATCTCCATTTCCCTTTCGCCCCGGAATACAAAATATTTAGCACCGATACAACAaatgaatttgtttgaaaatattcatttacCTAGGGGAAGGGTGGTTGTGCTAacgtttaaaacaaaaagtcaTTACACGTTAAATCAACGAAAATCAACGTTACCTCCGCCGCTTGTCCGGGTCTTGGAAACCTTTCGGTGGCACGCCAAAACGAGGACAAACAATCGTGACTACTATTTCCGTTACCTCCGTTACACGACCTATTATTGCCATTTTGCTGCTTAAAGTTTGTCGAAGCACATTTAAAGCTAGTAATTAACGTTTCGTTATTATTTTGGTTAATAGACACTGTTCGCTTGGCTACAATAAACGCTAATGTAGATTACACATAGTAAAACCCCTTTCTGCCTGTAGCTGTGTAACGCTGTAAGCGTTTCCCCTTCCTCCGTCTGACCTTTTCAATTCTTCCTTTGCAAAGAGTTAGCAGACAAAATCGAGCCGATGTTAATACAGATATGTTTCTAAATGGAGCGTTTTCCTGTATCGATACAATACAGACGCTTGTATACGGATGCGTGGACACTGTATAACTTTAACAACATTTCACTGGTTATGCCACCAGTGGCCGTAGGAGTAAGCTGTCCTCCTGCAGGGCCGATTATTGTGCTACACAAACAACTAGCGCGCGCCATAAATCGATCGAATATCTCTCGTAAAGGCGGACGCCACTAGTATCCCTCTTAAAAAGGTTGAACACTTAGCTAACTACGAATAAGTCTTTCGATATGTTGGGTGGACACACGGTACGTTGCCACTCGCAAATTCGTAGATGATATATGCTGAtttgctgttggtgctgtgTTCCAGTCGGTTAATTTCGCCCTGAAGCCTAGTTCCTTACGCTTTCCCTATAatgctttaaatttaaaattgctcATGAAACCTAACTGATGTGCATTTCTGACGAAATCGGTGAGAAAAGTATTAGTTATTGTGTGTTTCACTGGGCCGACCCCGTTTCGTTATGCGAATTTTTAATTCGGCTGCTCTAAAATGTGTCAAATAATTGTGCGCGGTTTGCATATGTACGCTCTCGCTCAATTATGGCACGACAATATGGCTCGTTAAGTTTCGTTATTGTGTTGGCTTAGCCAAAGTTGATAAGTGccatattgaaaacaaataatgcgATGGAACAATTGGCAGTTATTTTTCTGTTAGTTTTCACAGTAACTGTTCGATGAGTTGCGTCGTTTCTACTTAGATTCATTCAGCACAGTAGAAACACCCATACATTATCGATCATATCATGCTGCTCTGAGCAGGATTGAGTCACTTTTGGCACTTAGAACAATGTAATAATCGTGAATCCAACACGTTGGATTGAAGATCGTATTGGGAAAGGTCGGGCTTCGAAGAGGTTTTTGAATAGATGTTTTGCTCCACGCAAAAACAGACGCTGTGCAAATGAAATCATGGATGTAAACTTTTAAACTCTACTCAACTTCGGTAGGTTTGACGGAAGGTGATGTGTGGGAAAGTAGCTATTGCTCGCTGCAGTGGCACTGCAGTTACGAACAGTGCAGTCGGCAGCTTACAGTATGCAGCACTTTTTTCGGTTCTTTCGCTTTCCCTTCTCGTCGATCGGCGGTCGCTCGGACAGTTGAAACTTTCGCACCACCCGTACGAGCTCGTGAAATGCCTGATCGACGTTGATGCGCAGCTTGGCACTGCACTCAATGTAGGGGATCTTCAGCTGGCGACTCAGCTGCTGCGCCTCCTCCAACGGCACGACCCGCTGGTGGTCCAGATCGGACTTGTTGCCCACCATCAGCATCGGGAACTCGTCGCGGTCCTTTACCCGCAGGATTTGCTTGTGAAATTTGTAGATCTCATCGAAGCTCGCATGATCGGTGACGGCGAACACGAGCAAAAATCCTTCCCCGGAGCGCATATACTGCTCGCGCATGGCACTGAACTCCTCCTGGCCGGCCGTGTCGAGAACTAACGATACGAATAACGATTAACGATTAACAAACGAACGATTAATTAAAGAAACTTACTATCGAGCTTCGCTGGCATATCGTCTATGACGCATTGTTTGGTATAGGAGTCTTCGATGGTGGGATCATAATCAGTTACAAAGTAactctaaaaataaaaagtaaaattagtAAAATTCTCGGagtttatactttttttctgtttgcttaAATACTCCAGGAAACTAACTTAAAAAACATACGTAATCTATTATGGTAACAAACCAGTGAGAGCTTGCTGATGCATTATTTACCCTCTAATCGGGTTTGTTACGCACGCTAACCACCAGCTCTATACaggaataaaaacataattcatGCTCGAGTTTACGATGAAACTGTCCAAGGGCCATGCCCCGTCTGGTAGTGTGCATTAACCAAGCACCAACAGACAGTGTAGCTATTTTTAGCGTTTATGAACAATAATTGCAATATTTTTAGAACTGCTGTGCCTTTCCTATAGTATTACTCATCGTCCATGCCTTGGTGGCCCCAGTAAAGGCAACATTTTTACCAACGTCAGCCGGTTTGAGATTATGTTTCAGCGGGACAATTATGTCTTGAAACATGCCGGACATGAGAGTATGATTCATTGCAATTCCTTTGATGGCAGGATATCATCGTGTTGCATTTTGCCGTATTCCTATTACTTCCTCTCTgcaatttataatatttttttccacaattcaaattaaaatcaatttgaaaattaaattaaatttgtcgGAATCGCGAGTATTTTGCCAAAAACGTGGCATCTTTTCCAATAGATTGACCGCACCCAAAATCGCCATGCATTTGGGGCACCACTAAGAATAGATACAACTTGTTGCATGTCCCCTGCGCTGCGTCCTCGGGATGCAtcttcaaataataaattcattagcATCTGTTTTCAAGGTTCAGTCGTGTGTGCGGACGACGTTTTTGGACGTGCAAGGTCACTCGTTTCCGTGGACTGACTCGCTTCGCGTGCTTTGTTTCAAAACGATACGTTACAGAACACAGAGGCGTACTTAGATGGCTTGTGGCGATACTCAACATCATCGTTTGCCGATTATACTCCATCCAAGCTGGCCATTTTTGATGGTGTGAAACGATCGAAACCGGCGATCGTTAGCATTTcttttgcagttttgctaTGATCGAAGTGGGATGggtcaaaaaagaaaagacaagaaaaaacaaacaacccggacgacgacgacgaccacgacgaccaCGAAGACTAGAAACAAGTATCAATCGGTATCGACGGAAACGATCCGTATGCTCTTTTCGCCTTGGCCATCAACGCGGCCTCGTGACTCGCGAGGTGTGACGAAATGGGACAAGAATTATGTGGGGGCGATCGAAGCGCAACCGTTGGGACCGCCAGCACCATCTCGTACCAGTTGGTGGTAGTGGATGACGTCGTCCAAATCGCTGCGCTATGCCAGTTGATTGGCTTGTGTAAATTTTGCGTGCTCCGTCTCTTTCCCTCGTCCGTCGATCGCGGCACGGTGAAAGATTATGCGCGGGCCGGGCAAGGGCAATGGGGGTTGCGAGGCGATCTCCGCTTGGGTTGGGAAAGTTGATTCCCTTTTCGAGCACACGGTGAGCTAATCAGCGATAACGGACCACATGCCCCACCGACCTGCCAGCTCGACTTATGATCCGGTAGTAGATCTTATCTTCCGTAGCACTAGCAGATGGTACGATTTTTCGGTTCACCTTGCGCCTGGCTGCTCCCG from Anopheles coustani chromosome 3, idAnoCousDA_361_x.2, whole genome shotgun sequence harbors:
- the LOC131258929 gene encoding 45 kDa calcium-binding protein — protein: MAKTAKFLRNAPRWSTLFPVLLYVLFILCILVLAFSSRESDPKHMKSDPLAKTDTKINVPSPLVYRRLEQSVVNELTAAFTKADTNGDKQLGVQELAKYINLKIREHIDNAIRTNPTMFVEIDHKPRDGLVSWDEYEGYWMREKGIQGDSHMKKSAFDKLDRKVKESIARDKALWMEAARTDPLSLTLDEFLSFRHPESSTVNLLNLVDDILRQFDVDGDDHLTVEEFSDVQTTDLGEGKKFILSQNVRERREEFTKVIDKNKDGRADRGELLSYVDPRHPRYAIQEATTLFSLADTNNDKKLTLNELFAKSAIFISSKMIHTAESFHDEF
- the LOC131258935 gene encoding membrane-associated guanylate kinase, WW and PDZ domain-containing protein 1-like isoform X2 — translated: MANKDLVVNQLNDFIEHSENRIDALLSKFGWTKDNLLQTESIAPNEQVADVNERPKLEETFPPSFHSINAPFSIRMGVPLEAICSRDPPTSLEELHVNFTPEERLLLYEHAVKNTVHPPNVPDIKIRFKPDSHSEEKHASWPEIAAMERDSRRRNPKHRVARNPLTYNEELRHLIHIQTEALTQHLQQEATAQQKVEGGPSHKKAKRRRRSRSISGATERRHGKKKRKRSRSRSKDSSRKRLTTPERKERKSQKKHKKKHDR
- the LOC131258935 gene encoding uncharacterized protein LOC131258935 isoform X1, translated to MANKDLVVNQLNDFIEHSENRIDALLSKFGWTKDNLLQTESIAPNEQVADVNERPKLEETFPPSFHSINAPFSIRMDSVKQAEAILEGLYQNPSFELGVPLEAICSRDPPTSLEELHVNFTPEERLLLYEHAVKNTVHPPNVPDIKIRFKPDSHSEEKHASWPEIAAMERDSRRRNPKHRVARNPLTYNEELRHLIHIQTEALTQHLQQEATAQQKVEGGPSHKKAKRRRRSRSISGATERRHGKKKRKRSRSRSKDSSRKRLTTPERKERKSQKKHKKKHDR
- the LOC131258960 gene encoding venom protease-like, whose protein sequence is MWLWRVSGLFVLIVHCVYSQDAQTCYTNTGVTGVCTSLSECPAAFQLNINPFSFFGGAQRGCQNFFLIGSVCCAQVPTNNAPQNAPTYNAPANTPSFNGQPNAPTYNVPAANPTQPTQTTTTSAPPGPSSATTKFPQSDPVSTTTARTSTIRTTPTVVLKSRIDSEPTFDKPVLLPTPETGCGLSDVEHNRIVGGVPAALNGWPWMALIGYEDQLGDVDFRCGGSLITDRHVLSAAHCILSSLSLVRLGEHDLGNQTESAHVDVPVYKYVSHPSYDTLDGHSDLAILFLTRTVEFNDAIKPICLPSIEPVRSEKFIGFNPFIAGWGRTEENGFEAKVLQELQIPILENDECVQRFKKIRKLFTRKQFDNAVICAGFLDGGKDSCQGDSGGPLMLPYLVNNKKYYYFQVGVVSYGIGCARAELPGVYTRVSNFIDWIEMQVKS
- the LOC131258943 gene encoding ras-like protein 2, which encodes MSRYNQTHAQTFKLVVVGGGGVGKSAITIQFIQSYFVTDYDPTIEDSYTKQCVIDDMPAKLDILDTAGQEEFSAMREQYMRSGEGFLLVFAVTDHASFDEIYKFHKQILRVKDRDEFPMLMVGNKSDLDHQRVVPLEEAQQLSRQLKIPYIECSAKLRINVDQAFHELVRVVRKFQLSERPPIDEKGKRKNRKKCCIL